One window of Chryseobacterium sp. JJR-5R genomic DNA carries:
- the carB gene encoding carbamoyl-phosphate synthase large subunit gives MAKRTDIKTILVIGSGPIIIGQAAEFDYAGTQACLSLREEGYKVILINSNPATIMTDVEIADKVYIEPISLQFVSHIIRKERPDALLPTLGGQTGLNMAVELEKSGILEECKVEVLGTKLSAINRAEDRDLFRELMRELNEPVPESDIVNTVEGALNFADRIGYPVIVRPAFTMGGTGGGIASNEVELKEIAELGLKYSPVTQCLIERSIAGFKEIEYEVMRDANDNAIVVCNMENIDPVGVHTGDSIVVAPSQTLSDREYQLLRNASLKIIRALGIEGGCNVQLALDPHSFDYYIIEVNPRVSRSSALASKATGYPIAKIAAKIAVGLTLDEIMNPVTGKTYACFEPALDYVVTKFPRFPFDKFETADRRLSTQMKATGEVMAIGRNFEESLQKAIRSLETGIKHVGLKTKQAEALTEEEIERRIRVCDDERLFIIGDALRRGYDWEQIVEWSKIDKFFIWKIKKLIDFEKTIADKRFDKETLIQAKKLGFADVNIAVLWDVKEREIFNFRKENGVMPVYKMVDTCAAEFESETPYFYGTYEEENESVASDKNKIIVLGSGPIRIGQGVEFDYATVHSVWAIKEMGYEAIIINNNPETVSTDFSISDKLYFEPLTEEDVMNIIELEKPMGVVVQFGGQTAINLADKLASHGVQILGTSLEDLDRAENRDKFEKALQEMGIPQPLGKTSTSKEEAIKIANEIGYPVLVRPSYVLGGRAMEIVYTEAELSHYMEFAVDASPEHPVLVDRYMVGKEIEVDAICDGETVIIPGIMEHIERAGVHSGDSIAVYPPQNISPSEVETLVDYTQRLAKGLKVIGLMNIQYVLFEGNVYVIEVNPRSSRTVPFLSKITEVPMANLATKAILGQKLTDLGYKNGLVPNKEGVFVKVPVFSFSKLTKVDISLGPEMKSTGEVMGKDTTLEKALYKGLVAAGRKVPMHGSILFTVADKHKQEAADLAARFHEVGFRIWATEGTAKFFSEQGIPCKIGYKIGEESVNLIDLIQKGKVQYVVNTMTKGKQSERDGFQIRRMSVENGVPCLTSMDTVEAILKVIESMTFKMETM, from the coding sequence ATGGCAAAACGTACAGACATAAAAACAATTTTAGTAATCGGTTCCGGTCCCATCATCATCGGTCAGGCGGCGGAATTTGATTACGCCGGAACGCAGGCCTGCCTGTCTTTGAGAGAAGAAGGGTACAAGGTAATCCTGATCAACTCCAACCCGGCAACGATCATGACGGATGTTGAAATCGCGGATAAAGTATACATCGAACCGATTTCCCTTCAGTTTGTAAGTCACATCATCCGAAAAGAGCGTCCGGATGCGCTTTTACCAACACTTGGCGGGCAGACCGGACTGAACATGGCGGTAGAGCTGGAAAAATCCGGTATTCTTGAAGAATGCAAAGTGGAAGTTCTGGGCACAAAGCTTTCGGCCATCAATCGGGCGGAAGACCGGGATTTGTTCCGGGAGCTGATGAGGGAACTGAATGAACCCGTTCCTGAGTCTGATATCGTGAATACTGTAGAAGGGGCATTGAACTTCGCGGACAGAATCGGGTATCCGGTAATTGTGCGTCCTGCCTTCACCATGGGCGGAACAGGCGGAGGGATCGCTTCCAATGAAGTGGAATTGAAGGAAATTGCTGAATTGGGTCTGAAATACAGTCCGGTAACACAGTGCCTTATTGAACGGTCAATTGCCGGTTTCAAAGAAATTGAATACGAAGTAATGCGTGATGCAAACGACAACGCAATTGTAGTCTGTAACATGGAAAATATAGACCCGGTTGGTGTACACACCGGTGACTCTATCGTGGTGGCGCCTTCCCAGACGCTTTCTGACAGGGAATACCAGCTGTTGAGGAATGCATCGCTAAAAATCATCAGGGCTTTGGGTATTGAAGGCGGATGTAACGTTCAGCTGGCTTTAGACCCGCATTCATTTGACTATTATATCATTGAGGTGAACCCGAGGGTTTCCCGTTCATCAGCCTTGGCCAGTAAGGCAACCGGCTACCCGATTGCAAAAATTGCCGCTAAGATCGCAGTAGGACTGACGCTAGACGAAATCATGAATCCGGTGACCGGAAAAACCTATGCCTGCTTTGAGCCGGCCCTGGATTACGTGGTGACTAAATTCCCGAGATTCCCGTTTGATAAATTTGAAACGGCAGACAGAAGGTTATCCACACAGATGAAAGCAACGGGTGAAGTAATGGCCATCGGACGAAATTTCGAGGAGTCTTTGCAGAAAGCCATCCGTTCTCTGGAAACAGGCATCAAGCATGTCGGTTTGAAAACCAAGCAGGCAGAAGCGCTTACCGAAGAGGAGATCGAAAGAAGAATCAGGGTATGCGACGATGAAAGACTGTTCATCATCGGGGATGCATTAAGAAGAGGATACGACTGGGAACAGATTGTGGAATGGAGCAAAATTGATAAATTCTTTATCTGGAAAATCAAGAAATTAATTGATTTCGAAAAAACGATTGCGGATAAGAGATTTGACAAGGAAACTTTGATCCAGGCCAAGAAATTAGGGTTTGCCGATGTTAATATTGCGGTTTTATGGGATGTAAAAGAGCGCGAAATCTTCAATTTCAGAAAAGAAAACGGAGTAATGCCGGTATACAAGATGGTAGATACCTGCGCTGCGGAATTTGAAAGTGAGACGCCGTATTTCTACGGAACGTACGAAGAAGAAAATGAAAGCGTAGCTTCCGATAAAAATAAAATTATTGTTCTCGGTTCCGGACCGATCAGGATCGGGCAGGGGGTTGAGTTTGACTACGCAACGGTTCACTCGGTTTGGGCAATCAAAGAAATGGGGTATGAAGCCATTATCATCAACAATAATCCTGAAACGGTTTCTACGGATTTCTCCATCTCGGATAAATTATATTTCGAGCCATTAACGGAAGAAGATGTAATGAACATCATCGAGCTTGAAAAACCGATGGGCGTGGTGGTACAGTTCGGTGGGCAGACAGCCATCAACTTAGCGGATAAACTGGCTTCTCACGGCGTTCAGATCCTGGGAACTTCTCTGGAAGATCTGGACAGGGCGGAAAACAGGGATAAATTTGAAAAAGCCCTTCAGGAAATGGGAATTCCCCAGCCTTTAGGAAAAACCTCGACTTCAAAAGAAGAAGCTATAAAAATTGCCAACGAAATCGGGTATCCGGTATTGGTTCGTCCGAGCTACGTTTTAGGAGGAAGGGCCATGGAAATCGTCTATACTGAAGCTGAGCTGTCTCATTACATGGAATTTGCCGTAGATGCGAGCCCGGAACATCCGGTTCTGGTCGACAGGTATATGGTAGGGAAAGAAATTGAAGTGGATGCCATCTGCGACGGTGAAACGGTAATTATTCCGGGGATTATGGAGCATATCGAAAGAGCAGGAGTTCACTCCGGAGACTCGATTGCAGTCTATCCTCCGCAGAATATTTCACCAAGCGAAGTTGAGACATTGGTAGATTATACGCAGCGATTAGCCAAAGGCCTGAAAGTAATTGGGTTAATGAATATCCAGTACGTACTTTTTGAAGGGAATGTATATGTAATTGAAGTGAATCCAAGATCATCAAGAACAGTTCCTTTCTTATCTAAAATTACGGAAGTTCCGATGGCCAACCTGGCAACCAAAGCAATCTTAGGCCAGAAGTTAACCGATTTAGGCTACAAAAACGGACTGGTTCCCAACAAGGAAGGCGTTTTTGTAAAGGTTCCGGTATTCTCTTTCTCAAAACTGACGAAGGTGGACATCTCTTTAGGACCTGAAATGAAGTCGACAGGAGAAGTAATGGGGAAAGATACAACGCTGGAAAAAGCATTGTATAAAGGTTTAGTAGCAGCCGGAAGAAAAGTGCCGATGCACGGTTCTATCTTATTCACAGTAGCAGACAAACACAAGCAGGAAGCAGCTGATCTGGCAGCAAGATTCCATGAAGTGGGCTTCAGGATCTGGGCAACGGAAGGAACGGCTAAATTCTTCAGCGAGCAGGGCATTCCTTGTAAAATTGGCTATAAGATAGGTGAAGAAAGCGTCAACCTGATTGATCTGATCCAGAAAGGAAAAGTTCAATATGTGGTAAATACCATGACCAAAGGAAAACAGTCTGAAAGAGACGGCTTCCAGATCAGGAGAATGAGCGTGGAAAACGGAGTTCCCTGTTTAACCTCAATGGATACAGTAGAAGCAATCCTGAAAGTTATTGAAAGCATGACATTTAAGATGGAAACGATGTAG
- a CDS encoding four helix bundle protein, which translates to MHNFEKLIFWQRSIVLAKNIYIICKEISNDEKYGLISQIKRSAVSIPSNIAEGSGRNGNKEFNHFLSIALGSAFELQTQLILIKELNLLPKEKTITLLNEVSEIQRMIYSFKNNLK; encoded by the coding sequence ATGCATAACTTTGAAAAGCTGATTTTTTGGCAAAGATCCATTGTATTGGCCAAAAATATTTACATTATTTGTAAAGAGATCAGCAATGATGAAAAGTACGGGTTGATTTCTCAGATTAAAAGATCAGCAGTTTCTATTCCTTCTAATATTGCTGAAGGTTCGGGTAGAAATGGAAATAAAGAATTTAATCATTTTCTGTCGATTGCTTTAGGTTCAGCTTTTGAACTGCAGACACAGCTGATTTTGATTAAAGAATTAAATCTCTTACCAAAAGAAAAAACAATCACTCTACTAAATGAAGTTTCTGAAATTCAGAGAATGATTTATTCGTTTAAAAATAATTTAAAATAA